From the Clarias gariepinus isolate MV-2021 ecotype Netherlands chromosome 3, CGAR_prim_01v2, whole genome shotgun sequence genome, one window contains:
- the LOC128519021 gene encoding gap junction beta-5 protein-like has translation MNWAFLQSLVSGVNKYSTAFGRIWLSVVFIFRLLVLLVAAEKVWGDEQKEFDCNTREPGCHNVCYDHFFPISPSRLWALQLIFVTCPSLLVVLHVAYRDDRERKHQVKYGEGCAHLYIDTSKKRGGLWWTYLFSLVFKMAVDAVFIFLVFYIYEATFFPLLVRCQEAPCPQVTDCFISRSTEKRIFTIFLLVVSLVCILLTLCEILYLICKRCNECAVSYKLNKRERQIATISSQANKHNQDNMTEAALFENTDKHPPNKEMSAPAYSLAIS, from the coding sequence ATGAACTGGGCTTTTCTTCAGAGCCTCGTCAGTGGCGTCAATAAGTACTCGACAGCTTTTGGTCGCATATGGCTGTCTGTGGTGTTCATCTTCCGTCTGCTGGTGCTGCTGGTGGCTGCTGAGAAAGTGTGGGGTGACGAGCAAAAGGAGTTCGACTGCAACACCAGAGAGCCAGGCTGCCACAATGTCTGTTACGACCACTTCTTTCCCATATCTCCGTCTCGTCTGTGGGCGCTCCAGCTCATCTTCGTCACTTGCCCTTCGCTCCTGGTGGTTCTACACGTGGCGTACAGGGACGACCGTGAACGTAAACACCAGGTGAAGTATGGCGAGGGCTGTGCACATCTCTACATAGACACCAGCAAGAAGCGAGGAGGGCTGTGGTGGACGTATCTCTTCAGCCTCGTTTTTAAGATGGCAGTAGATGCCGTGTTCATATTTCTCGTCTTCTACATCTATGAAGCCACCTTCTTCCCTTTGCTGGTGAGATGTCAGGAGGCTCCCTGTCCTCAAGTGACTGACTGCTTCATCAGTCGCTCTACAGAGAAGCGCATATTCACCATCTTTCTACTGGTTGTCAGCTTGGTCTGTATTTTGCTGACgctttgtgagatactgtaccTCATTTGTAAGCGCTGCAATGAATGTGCTGTCTCATACAAACTCAACAAACGTGAACGACAAATCGCAACAATCTCTTCTCAGGCCAACAAACATAATCAGGACAATATGACGGAGGCGGCATTGTTCGAAAACACTGACAAACATCCTCCAAATAAAGAAATGAGCGCTCCTGCATACAGCTTAGCCATCTCATAA
- the LOC128518947 gene encoding gap junction beta-3 protein-like: protein MDWKTLESLLSGVNKYSTGFGRIWLTLVFMFRVMVFVVAAERVWVDDQKEFDCDTKRPGCPNACYNYFFPIVHTRLWALQLIFVTCPSFLVVMHVWYREDRERKYRLVHGDGAKLYDNPGQKHGGLWWTYLISLFVKTGVEVGFLYLLHMIYHNFDMPRSVVCDVEPCRQVTCYIARPTEKRVFTYFMVGASAICIILNVSEIFYLFAMRILHLTHKGSHVTRRRRCGEPGCDKCNIPMTTIDYKFAHPEKVEKQS from the coding sequence ATGGATTGGAAGACTCTTGAATCCCTCCTCAGTGGGGTGAATAAATACTCCACGGGTTTCGGACGCATCTGGCTGACACTAGTGTTCATGTTCCGCGTCATGGTGTTTGTGGTGGCTGCCGAACGTGTGTGGGTCGATGATCAAAAAGAATTTGACTGCGACACCAAAAGACCTGGTTGCCCTAATGCCTGCTACAACTACTTCTTCCCCATTGTACACACAAGGCTGTGGGCCTTACAGCTCATCTTTGTCACCTGCCCTTCCTTTTTAGTTGTAATGCATGTGTGGTACCGTGAAGATCGTGAGCGCAAATACCGCCTCGTGCATGGTGACGGGGCAAAGCTCTACGACAACCCTGGGCAGAAACATGGAGGTCTGTGGTGGACATACCTCATTAGCCTGTTTGTCAAGACAGGTGTAGAGGTGGGATTCCTCTACCTGTTGCATATGATCTACCACAACTTTGACATGCCTCGCAGTGTGGTGTGTGATGTTGAACCCTGCAGACAGGTGACATGCTACATAGCGCGGCCTACAGAGAAACGGGTCTTCACATACTTTATGGTAGGGGCCTCAGCCATCTGCATAATCCTGAACGTGTCAGAGATCTTCTACTTGTTCGCCATGCGCATTTTACATCTCACTCACAAAGGAAGCCACGTCACCCGACGCAGAAGGTGCGGAGAGCCAGGATGTGATAAGTGTAACATACCAATGACCACGATTGACTATAAGTTTGCTCATCCTGAGAAGGTAGAAAAGCAATCATAA